GCGAGTACCTGGGCGACACCGTCCAGGTCATCCCGCACATCACCAACGAGATCAAGTCCCGGATCCGCCGGATGGCGACCGACGACGTCGACGTGGTGATCACCGAGGTCGGCGGCACCGTCGGCGACATCGAGTCGCTGCCGTTCCTGGAGGCGGTCCGTCAGGTCCGGCACGAGGTCGGCCGGGACAACGTCTTCTTCGTCCATGTCTCGCTGCTGCCCTACATCGGCCCCTCGGGCGAGCTGAAGACCAAGCCGACCCAGCACTCGGTGGCGGCGCTGCGCAGCATCGGCATCCAGCCGGACGCGATCGTGCTGCGCGCCGACCGCGAGGTGCCCTCGGCCATCAAGCGCAAGATCAGCCTGATGTGCGACGTCGACGAGGAGGCCGTGGTCGCCGCGATCGACGCCCCGTCGATCTACGACATCCCCAAGGTGCTGCACGCCGAGGGCCTGGACGCCTATGTCGTCCGCCGGCTCGACCTGGCCTTCCGCGACGTCGACTGGACCGTCTGGGACGACCTGCTGCGCCGGGTCCACGAGCCCGAGCACATCGTCAAGGTCGCGCTGGTCGGCAAGTACATCGACCTGCCGGACGCCTACCTGTCGGTGACCGAGGCGCTGCGGGCCGGCGGCTTCGCCAACCGGGCCCGGGTCGAGATCAAGTGGGTCGCCTCGGACGACTGCCGCACTCCCGAGGGCGCGGAGCAGCAGCTCGGCGACGTCGACGCGATCTGCATCCCCGGCGGCTTCGGCGACCGGGGCGTGGACGGCAAGGTCGCCGCGATCACCTACGGCCGGGAGAAGCAGATCCCGCTGCTGGGCCTCTGCCTGGGCCTGCAGTGCGTGGTCATCGAGGCGGCCCGGAACCTGGCCGGCCTGCCGGACGCCAACTCGACCGAGTTCGACCCGGCGGCGCAGCACCCGGTGATCTCGACCATGGCCGAGCAGCTGG
The Streptacidiphilus albus JL83 genome window above contains:
- a CDS encoding CTP synthase, giving the protein MAQPHSASARNSTTTKHLFVTGGVASSLGKGLTASSLGALLKARGLRVTMQKLDPYLNVDPGTMNPFQHGEVFVTDDGAETDLDIGHYERFLDTNLHGSANVTTGQVYSTVIAKERRGEYLGDTVQVIPHITNEIKSRIRRMATDDVDVVITEVGGTVGDIESLPFLEAVRQVRHEVGRDNVFFVHVSLLPYIGPSGELKTKPTQHSVAALRSIGIQPDAIVLRADREVPSAIKRKISLMCDVDEEAVVAAIDAPSIYDIPKVLHAEGLDAYVVRRLDLAFRDVDWTVWDDLLRRVHEPEHIVKVALVGKYIDLPDAYLSVTEALRAGGFANRARVEIKWVASDDCRTPEGAEQQLGDVDAICIPGGFGDRGVDGKVAAITYGREKQIPLLGLCLGLQCVVIEAARNLAGLPDANSTEFDPAAQHPVISTMAEQLEIVDGKGDLGGTMRLGLYPAKLAEGSIVREVYGGEQYVDERHRHRYEVNNAYRGELEKTGLVFSGLSPKGDLVEYVEYPREVHPYLVATQAHPELKSRPTRPHPLFAGLVAAAVRRQTGAEAEAVAGAVAEVAAEVAAEVAEQG